The following are encoded in a window of Salinibacter grassmerensis genomic DNA:
- the thrC gene encoding threonine synthase, whose protein sequence is MQYLSTRTPEYRVSLSTALQDGLAPNGGLYVPERFPDLGPGAFEGCATIEDVAERLLRPFAEGDDLADVLPGICEAMFGFPVPLREIGRGTSVLELFHGPTAAFKDVGARFLADSLARLNKGAEQPLTILVATSGDTGAAVAAAFWKKPNVEVVVLYPKGKVSARQEKQLTGWSDNVQTVAVRGVFDDCQTLVKEAFQEEAWQERLRLSSANSINIGRLLPQMTYYAYASLRHWRAHGTRPNVIVPSGNLGNGLACLYARECGLPIGEVIFATNENRPVTHYLKTGEYEAFETKETLATAMDVGNPSNMERLRYHYSGSGRGEALRDAIGAERVPDEQIERHIRQGPEAWDTVWDPHTATAVEAREHLDPDDEREWILVATAHPAKFPEVVEPLVGHEVDVPEPLAEVMARSHPVPEVDPTLSAVADVVFENRRPDATEHA, encoded by the coding sequence GTGCAGTATTTGAGTACCCGCACACCCGAGTATCGCGTTTCCCTCTCCACGGCGCTGCAAGACGGCCTGGCGCCGAACGGAGGACTGTACGTCCCTGAACGGTTTCCAGACCTCGGCCCTGGGGCGTTCGAGGGCTGCGCCACGATCGAAGACGTGGCGGAGCGGCTTTTGCGCCCGTTTGCAGAGGGAGACGACCTGGCGGATGTGCTACCGGGGATCTGTGAGGCGATGTTCGGTTTCCCGGTGCCGCTGCGTGAGATCGGCCGGGGGACGAGCGTCCTCGAACTCTTCCACGGCCCCACGGCGGCGTTTAAGGACGTGGGGGCGCGCTTCCTCGCCGACAGCCTTGCTCGTCTCAATAAAGGAGCCGAGCAGCCGCTCACCATCCTCGTGGCCACCTCGGGCGATACTGGGGCGGCCGTGGCGGCGGCCTTCTGGAAGAAGCCCAACGTCGAGGTCGTCGTCCTCTACCCGAAGGGCAAGGTGTCCGCCCGGCAGGAGAAGCAGCTCACCGGGTGGAGCGACAACGTGCAGACCGTGGCCGTCCGCGGCGTGTTTGACGACTGCCAGACGCTCGTGAAGGAGGCCTTTCAGGAGGAGGCATGGCAGGAGCGCCTGCGCCTCTCCTCTGCCAACAGCATTAACATCGGGCGCCTGCTGCCGCAAATGACATACTACGCCTACGCCAGCCTCCGGCACTGGCGCGCCCACGGCACCCGTCCGAACGTGATCGTGCCGTCCGGCAACCTGGGCAACGGGCTCGCCTGCCTCTACGCCCGCGAGTGCGGACTGCCGATCGGGGAGGTTATCTTTGCGACGAACGAAAACCGCCCCGTCACGCACTACCTGAAGACCGGTGAGTACGAGGCGTTTGAGACGAAAGAAACCCTCGCGACGGCGATGGACGTGGGCAACCCCAGCAACATGGAACGCCTGCGTTACCACTATTCCGGCAGCGGTCGGGGCGAGGCGCTGCGCGACGCCATCGGCGCCGAGCGCGTACCCGACGAGCAGATCGAACGGCACATTCGCCAAGGGCCCGAGGCCTGGGACACGGTGTGGGACCCCCACACGGCCACTGCGGTTGAGGCCCGCGAGCACCTTGACCCCGACGACGAGCGCGAGTGGATCCTGGTGGCCACCGCGCATCCGGCCAAGTTTCCAGAGGTGGTGGAGCCGCTCGTGGGGCATGAGGTTGACGTGCCCGAGCCACTGGCCGAGGTGATGGCACGGTCGCATCCTGTCCCCGAGGTGGACCCGACGCTCTCGGCGGTGGCGGACGTGGTGTTCGAGAACCGCAGGCCCGACGCGACGGAGCACGCGTAG
- a CDS encoding MliC family protein, translating into MNGRQAGLRYIVGGVLLGVALLLGGGCGGEPQSGREASETTRRTKNGSPARRQAVQCRRPEGDIVTFRALVRPDSLVLRVPASFGGGTRHLASARAASGAKYEGDAAMVWSKGSSATVNIDGRRLETCTIAPQVERQDEHPPGLQFRAIGQEPGWIVEVTDDSLRFAWAYGQREVTTSQFSMDADDERILYEADTDRDALRVVARPHYCTDPMNGGLFSHTVTVTLAGDSHTGCGHPVR; encoded by the coding sequence ATGAACGGCAGACAGGCAGGTCTGCGGTACATCGTGGGGGGCGTGCTGCTGGGGGTGGCCCTGCTGCTCGGCGGCGGGTGTGGGGGAGAACCTCAGAGCGGCCGAGAGGCCTCCGAGACGACGCGGAGGACAAAAAACGGATCGCCAGCGCGGAGGCAGGCCGTGCAGTGCAGGCGTCCAGAGGGAGACATTGTGACGTTTCGAGCGCTCGTCCGTCCCGACTCGCTCGTGCTGCGGGTGCCCGCATCGTTTGGGGGCGGCACGCGCCACCTTGCGTCGGCACGGGCCGCCAGCGGGGCCAAGTACGAAGGCGACGCCGCGATGGTCTGGAGCAAGGGGAGCAGCGCCACCGTCAACATCGATGGCCGGCGCCTCGAGACGTGCACCATTGCGCCCCAAGTGGAGCGACAAGACGAGCATCCCCCCGGCCTGCAGTTTCGGGCGATAGGGCAAGAACCCGGATGGATCGTGGAGGTGACCGACGATAGCCTCCGGTTTGCCTGGGCCTACGGGCAGCGTGAGGTCACCACCTCGCAGTTCAGCATGGACGCGGACGACGAGCGCATTCTCTACGAGGCCGATACGGATCGTGACGCCCTGCGTGTCGTGGCCCGACCCCACTACTGCACGGATCCGATGAACGGGGGGCTGTTTAGCCACACGGTGACGGTTACGCTCGCCGGCGATTCCCATACCGGGTGTGGGCACCCGGTGCGGTAG
- the ade gene encoding adenine deaminase, with protein MPSSFSIAGRLVDLHAREIRPATVHVRGGVIERIEPTETVPERYLLPGFVDAHVHVESAMLPPSEFARAAVRHGTVGTVSDPHEIANVLGVEGVEYMIADGRPVPFHFAFGAPSCVPATPFETSGAELGPDAVSELLDRDDVPYLSEMMDYPGAIDGAPDVLAKIRAAQVRDKPVDGHAPGVRGDDVARYAAAGIGTDHESVSIEEAREKLEAGMKIAIREGSAAKNFDELIPLMDEAPDRLMFCSDDRHPDALAEGHIDALVRRALNRGYDRFDTLRTACVHPVEHYGLDVGLLREGDPADFIVVDDLDALHVQRTYVEGTLVAEEGETHIERVASDVANRFEAGPVAPADFRVPAGGDQVRAITAVDNQLVTGEEVVATPIEDGCAVADPDRDVLKLAVVNRYTEESAPAVAFVWGFGLDRGALASSVAHDSHNVVAVGASDDALAQAVNAVVRVEGGISAAADDTQVLPLPIAGLMSDEPYDVVARRYTRLNNHVRAELGSSMDAPFMTLSFLALLVIPRLKLSDQGLFDGAAFEFVDRFVD; from the coding sequence ATGCCCTCGTCTTTTTCGATCGCCGGTCGCCTTGTCGACTTGCACGCCCGCGAGATTCGGCCGGCCACCGTGCACGTCCGGGGCGGCGTGATTGAGCGCATCGAGCCGACCGAGACGGTGCCGGAGCGATATCTGCTGCCGGGGTTCGTCGACGCGCACGTTCACGTCGAGAGCGCGATGCTGCCGCCGTCGGAATTTGCACGGGCGGCGGTAAGGCACGGGACCGTGGGCACGGTGAGCGACCCGCACGAGATTGCCAACGTGCTTGGCGTGGAGGGGGTTGAGTACATGATTGCGGACGGTCGCCCGGTGCCGTTCCACTTTGCGTTTGGCGCCCCGTCGTGCGTGCCGGCCACCCCCTTCGAGACGAGCGGGGCGGAGCTCGGGCCGGACGCGGTGTCGGAGCTGCTGGACCGCGACGACGTGCCCTACCTCAGTGAGATGATGGACTACCCCGGCGCCATCGATGGGGCCCCGGACGTGCTGGCGAAGATTCGGGCCGCCCAGGTGCGCGACAAGCCGGTGGACGGCCATGCGCCCGGTGTACGGGGGGACGACGTGGCCCGATACGCGGCTGCGGGCATCGGGACGGACCACGAGAGCGTCTCGATTGAGGAGGCCCGCGAGAAGTTGGAGGCGGGCATGAAAATCGCGATCCGGGAGGGCTCGGCCGCTAAGAACTTCGACGAACTAATTCCGCTGATGGACGAGGCGCCGGACCGCCTCATGTTTTGCAGTGATGACCGCCACCCGGATGCCCTCGCGGAGGGCCACATCGACGCCCTTGTCCGCCGCGCCCTCAACCGCGGATACGACCGGTTTGATACGCTCCGTACCGCCTGCGTGCATCCGGTTGAGCACTACGGGCTGGACGTGGGGCTGCTGCGCGAAGGAGATCCGGCGGACTTCATTGTGGTGGACGACCTGGACGCGCTACATGTGCAACGGACGTACGTTGAGGGGACGCTCGTCGCCGAGGAGGGAGAGACGCACATCGAGCGCGTTGCGTCCGATGTCGCCAATCGATTCGAGGCGGGGCCGGTCGCACCGGCGGATTTTCGGGTGCCAGCGGGTGGCGATCAGGTCCGTGCGATCACCGCCGTCGACAACCAGTTGGTAACCGGGGAGGAAGTCGTGGCGACGCCGATCGAGGACGGATGCGCCGTGGCGGACCCGGACCGGGACGTGCTCAAGCTTGCCGTGGTGAATCGGTACACGGAAGAGAGCGCACCGGCCGTCGCCTTCGTCTGGGGCTTTGGGCTCGACAGGGGCGCCCTTGCCTCCAGCGTGGCCCACGACTCCCACAACGTGGTGGCCGTGGGGGCCAGTGACGATGCCCTGGCCCAGGCCGTGAACGCGGTCGTGCGGGTGGAGGGCGGGATCAGCGCGGCGGCGGACGACACACAGGTCCTGCCGCTTCCCATCGCTGGGCTCATGAGCGATGAGCCGTACGACGTGGTGGCCCGGCGCTATACGCGTCTCAACAACCACGTCCGAGCGGAGCTGGGCAGCTCGATGGACGCGCCGTTCATGACGCTTTCATTCCTGGCGCTGCTCGTCATTCCGCGGCTTAAGCTCAGTGACCAGGGCCTCTTCGACGGAGCGGCGTTCGAGTTCGTAGACCGGTTCGTCGATTGA
- a CDS encoding phytoene desaturase family protein has protein sequence MSNADAIVVGSGPNGLGAAVVLARAGWDVHVIEQADAVGGAARSEEVTRPGFVHDLGSAIHPLAAASPLFRRLPLDEYGLSWVQPDLPLAHPLDGGRAVAMHQSLEKTALGLGSDAGRYRWLNGPIADRWRDVLDEVLQPVLHLPRAPLLLAQFGLRAIWPAQLLGKGLFRTEEARALLAGLAAHSNLPLSALGSTAFGLVLGMAGHAVGWPFPKGGAGAVTQALADYLRDLGGTIETGRRVHSVDDLPTSRTVVLNLTPRQVLRVARPRLPARYEAQLTQYRYGAAAFKVDYALSDPIPWAAEACGRAGTVHVGGTLNEIAASERAVAQGRVPERPYVLLAQHSRFDETRAPGDQHTAWAYCHVPNGASGDATAQIERQIERFAPGFRDTILERHVMGPQALEAWNPNLVGGDINGGALDLGQLIARPALRWSPYRIPGRTARGAQLYMASASTPPGGGVHGMAGRHAAHTVLADASQGV, from the coding sequence ATGTCCAACGCTGACGCCATTGTTGTAGGCTCGGGCCCGAACGGGCTCGGTGCCGCCGTCGTGCTCGCCCGGGCCGGGTGGGACGTGCACGTAATCGAACAGGCCGATGCCGTCGGCGGCGCGGCGCGATCGGAAGAAGTGACGCGTCCGGGCTTCGTCCACGATCTCGGCTCCGCCATCCATCCGCTCGCCGCGGCGTCGCCCCTGTTTCGGCGGCTCCCCCTCGACGAGTATGGCCTATCGTGGGTGCAGCCGGACCTGCCGCTCGCCCATCCGCTGGACGGGGGGCGGGCCGTGGCGATGCACCAGTCCCTGGAGAAGACGGCCCTCGGGCTCGGAAGCGACGCGGGGCGCTACCGATGGCTAAACGGACCGATTGCGGATCGGTGGCGGGACGTCCTCGACGAAGTGCTCCAGCCGGTGCTTCACCTGCCGCGCGCCCCGCTGCTCCTGGCGCAATTCGGCCTGCGGGCGATCTGGCCCGCGCAGCTTCTGGGGAAGGGCCTTTTCCGGACGGAGGAGGCGCGGGCTCTGCTCGCGGGACTGGCCGCCCACTCCAACCTGCCGCTGTCGGCGCTCGGGTCGACGGCCTTCGGCCTCGTCCTCGGAATGGCCGGGCACGCGGTGGGGTGGCCGTTTCCGAAGGGGGGCGCGGGGGCCGTCACACAGGCGCTGGCGGACTACCTCCGCGACCTGGGCGGCACCATCGAGACGGGCCGCCGCGTGCACTCCGTCGACGATCTGCCCACATCCCGGACGGTAGTGCTCAACCTGACGCCCCGGCAGGTGCTGCGCGTCGCCCGGCCGCGGCTGCCCGCCCGCTACGAAGCGCAGTTGACACAGTACCGCTACGGCGCGGCAGCCTTTAAGGTCGACTACGCCCTCAGCGATCCGATTCCGTGGGCTGCGGAGGCCTGTGGACGAGCCGGAACCGTGCACGTAGGCGGCACGCTGAATGAAATTGCCGCGTCGGAGCGGGCCGTGGCACAGGGGCGTGTGCCCGAGCGCCCGTACGTGCTCCTTGCCCAGCACAGTCGCTTCGACGAGACCCGTGCCCCTGGCGACCAGCACACCGCGTGGGCCTACTGCCACGTCCCCAACGGGGCGAGCGGAGACGCGACGGCCCAGATTGAACGGCAGATCGAGCGGTTTGCGCCCGGCTTCCGGGACACCATTCTGGAGCGGCACGTCATGGGCCCGCAGGCGCTGGAGGCCTGGAATCCGAACCTCGTGGGCGGGGACATCAACGGGGGCGCCCTGGATCTGGGGCAACTGATCGCACGGCCGGCCCTTCGGTGGAGTCCCTACCGCATTCCGGGCCGGACGGCCCGCGGGGCGCAGCTGTACATGGCCTCCGCGTCGACGCCGCCCGGCGGGGGGGTGCACGGCATGGCGGGCCGGCACGCCGCCCACACCGTGCTCGCGGACGCGAGTCAGGGCGTGTAA
- the pckA gene encoding phosphoenolpyruvate carboxykinase (ATP): MSDIDLSRYGISPDTILRNADPARLYEEAIHYDPTAAIAHSGALTIRSGDKTGRSPADKRIVRHPDSEDDIWWGPINMEIDDHTFDINKERAQDYLNTRQRIYVMDGFAGWDPTHRLKVRIICSRPYHALFMHNMLIRPSQEELEAFGEPDFVIYNAGEFPANRQTKHMSSKTSVDLSFENQEMVILGTEYAGEMKKGVFTVMHYLMPKKDVLSMHCSANEGDEGDVSLFFGLSGTGKTTLSADPNRKLIGDDEHCWSDDGVFNIEGGCYAKAVGLSEEDEPEIYNAIRYGTVLENMVYDEDTREIDYDDTSVTQNTRASYPLDYIDRAKIPGMGGHPDNIIFLTYDAFGVMPPVSKLTPEQAMYHFISGYTAKVAGTEMGVDEPQATFSACFGAAFLVWPPDKYAEMLAKKIRTHDAEAWLVNTGITGGPYGVGHRVPLKHTRAMIDAIHDGSLRDAPKETEPVFGLDVPTECPDVPNDILMPRETWDDPQAYDEKAEHLVGLFHDHFEKYEDDAAPEIAKAGPQLQAA, translated from the coding sequence ATGTCCGATATCGACCTGTCCCGGTACGGCATCAGTCCCGACACCATTCTCCGCAACGCGGATCCCGCGCGCCTCTATGAGGAGGCCATCCACTACGACCCCACGGCCGCCATCGCCCACAGCGGCGCCCTCACCATCCGCTCGGGCGACAAGACCGGCCGCAGTCCCGCCGACAAGCGCATCGTGCGGCACCCCGACAGCGAGGACGACATCTGGTGGGGGCCGATCAACATGGAGATCGACGACCATACCTTTGACATCAACAAGGAGCGGGCGCAGGACTACCTGAATACCCGTCAGCGCATCTACGTAATGGACGGGTTCGCCGGCTGGGACCCGACGCACCGCCTCAAGGTGCGCATCATTTGCTCCCGCCCGTATCACGCCCTTTTCATGCACAACATGCTGATCCGGCCCTCCCAGGAGGAGTTGGAGGCCTTTGGGGAGCCGGACTTCGTGATCTACAACGCGGGCGAATTTCCGGCCAACCGGCAGACCAAACACATGAGCTCGAAGACGAGCGTGGATCTGTCGTTTGAGAACCAGGAGATGGTCATCCTCGGCACCGAGTACGCCGGGGAGATGAAGAAGGGCGTCTTCACGGTGATGCACTACCTGATGCCGAAGAAGGATGTGCTCTCGATGCACTGCTCGGCGAACGAGGGCGACGAGGGGGACGTCTCGCTCTTCTTCGGCCTCAGCGGCACCGGCAAGACGACCCTGTCCGCCGACCCGAACCGTAAGCTCATCGGGGACGACGAGCACTGCTGGAGCGACGACGGCGTCTTCAACATCGAAGGGGGCTGCTACGCCAAGGCGGTGGGGCTGTCCGAAGAGGACGAGCCGGAAATTTACAATGCTATTCGCTACGGCACCGTGCTCGAAAACATGGTCTACGACGAGGACACCCGGGAGATCGACTACGACGATACCTCCGTCACCCAAAACACCCGCGCCTCCTATCCGCTCGACTACATCGACCGGGCCAAGATTCCGGGGATGGGGGGGCACCCAGACAACATCATCTTCCTCACGTACGACGCGTTCGGGGTGATGCCGCCGGTAAGCAAGCTCACGCCCGAGCAGGCCATGTACCACTTCATAAGCGGGTACACGGCGAAGGTGGCCGGCACGGAGATGGGCGTCGACGAGCCGCAGGCCACGTTCAGCGCCTGCTTTGGCGCCGCGTTCCTCGTGTGGCCGCCGGACAAGTACGCCGAAATGCTGGCCAAAAAAATCCGCACGCACGACGCCGAGGCCTGGCTCGTGAACACGGGCATCACCGGCGGACCGTACGGCGTGGGCCACCGCGTGCCGCTCAAGCACACCCGCGCTATGATCGACGCCATCCACGACGGCTCGCTGCGCGACGCCCCGAAGGAAACGGAGCCGGTCTTTGGCCTCGACGTGCCGACCGAGTGCCCCGACGTTCCCAACGATATTCTGATGCCGCGTGAGACGTGGGACGACCCGCAGGCCTACGACGAGAAGGCCGAGCACCTCGTGGGCCTTTTCCACGACCACTTTGAGAAATACGAGGACGACGCCGCCCCGGAGATTGCGAAGGCCGGCCCTCAACTGCAGGCAGCGTAG